In a single window of the Micromonospora sp. WMMD1155 genome:
- a CDS encoding ABC transporter substrate-binding protein, whose product MRVSKRATSAIALSAAAALVASGCSSSDGDGDAAASKDGSIVVHGVQPENPLVPSNTTETGGGKIIDWLWTGLVEYPNDGGAPRNALAESINTTDSKVFTIKIKAGTKFHDGTEVKAKNFVDAWNWAAYSPNGAQNGTFFADIAGFDQTYTSDPDGPDGPKKAPAPTADKLSGLKVIDDQTFEVTLSAPTAVFPTKLGYSAFMPLPDVFFTMKPEEFGRKPIANGPVKFVSWDDNALIKLTRFDDYNLRDKMKVKDVDVKLYQDDNAAYADLLANNLDFMEVVPTSALAGDKWKTDLGDRGRNTVTPTTAFIAFPIYDKRFQNPKLRRAISLAVNRQEISDKIFFGTRKPADSWANPLTPGAKPGNCTACKFDPETAKTLLAEAGGFTGEMVFYYNADSAHKDWMDAVAQQIKTNLNINARAEGVPTFAVFRQNINAHKMTGPYRAAWQQDYPDVENWVNPLFVTNGSSNDGLYSNPEVDALAKQASAAPSLEASHEAFAKAVEKVDADVPSIPVYFYGQQSGHSEKIKKLELNNVGEIDITSVEL is encoded by the coding sequence ATGAGAGTCTCGAAGCGGGCGACGAGCGCGATCGCGCTCAGCGCGGCTGCCGCGCTTGTCGCGAGCGGTTGCTCGAGCAGCGATGGCGACGGCGACGCTGCCGCCAGCAAGGACGGCTCGATCGTTGTCCACGGCGTCCAGCCGGAGAACCCGCTGGTCCCGTCGAACACCACGGAGACCGGCGGCGGAAAGATCATCGACTGGCTGTGGACCGGCCTGGTCGAGTACCCGAACGACGGTGGGGCCCCGCGTAACGCGCTGGCGGAGTCCATCAACACCACGGACTCCAAGGTCTTCACGATCAAGATCAAGGCCGGCACCAAGTTCCACGACGGCACCGAGGTCAAGGCGAAGAACTTCGTCGACGCCTGGAACTGGGCCGCCTACTCGCCGAACGGTGCGCAGAACGGCACCTTCTTCGCGGACATCGCGGGCTTCGACCAGACCTACACCTCGGACCCGGACGGCCCGGACGGCCCGAAGAAGGCCCCGGCGCCGACCGCTGACAAGCTGTCCGGCCTGAAGGTCATCGACGACCAGACCTTCGAGGTCACCCTGTCGGCGCCGACCGCGGTCTTCCCGACCAAGCTCGGCTACAGCGCCTTCATGCCGCTGCCGGACGTCTTCTTCACCATGAAGCCCGAGGAGTTCGGCCGCAAGCCGATCGCCAACGGCCCGGTGAAGTTCGTGTCGTGGGACGACAACGCCCTCATCAAGCTGACGCGCTTCGACGACTACAACCTTCGCGACAAGATGAAGGTCAAGGACGTCGACGTCAAGCTGTACCAGGACGACAACGCCGCCTACGCCGACCTGCTGGCGAACAACCTCGACTTCATGGAGGTCGTTCCCACCTCGGCGCTCGCCGGTGACAAGTGGAAGACCGACCTCGGTGACCGGGGCCGTAACACCGTCACGCCGACGACCGCGTTCATCGCGTTCCCGATCTACGACAAGCGCTTCCAGAACCCGAAGCTGCGTCGTGCCATCTCGCTCGCCGTCAACCGGCAGGAGATCTCGGACAAGATCTTCTTCGGTACCCGCAAGCCGGCCGACAGCTGGGCGAACCCGCTGACCCCGGGCGCCAAGCCGGGCAACTGCACCGCCTGCAAGTTCGACCCGGAGACGGCCAAGACGCTGCTCGCCGAGGCCGGTGGCTTCACCGGTGAGATGGTCTTCTACTACAACGCGGACTCCGCCCACAAGGACTGGATGGACGCCGTCGCGCAGCAGATCAAGACCAACCTCAACATCAACGCTCGGGCCGAGGGCGTGCCGACCTTCGCGGTCTTCCGCCAGAACATCAACGCCCACAAGATGACCGGCCCGTACCGTGCTGCCTGGCAGCAGGACTACCCGGACGTGGAGAACTGGGTCAACCCGCTGTTCGTCACGAACGGTTCCTCCAACGACGGTCTGTACAGCAACCCCGAGGTCGACGCTCTGGCCAAGCAGGCCAGCGCCGCGCCGAGCCTGGAGGCCTCGCACGAGGCGTTCGCCAAGGCCGTCGAGAAGGTCGACGCGGACGTTCCGAGCATCCCGGTCTACTTCTACGGCCAGCAGTCCGGCCACTCGGAGAAGATCAAGAAGCTCGAGCTGAACAACGTCGGCGAGATCGACATCACCTCGGTCGAGCTCTGA
- a CDS encoding ATP-binding protein has product MTREPPISTVSTPPRLYRAPEHRMAAGVAAGIADHLGISVLRVRVAFMVLLGLSGLGLLLYAAFWAVVPLRPGDNAVPPRRDVAQLLPFVGIGLGVLLIQVMVFDSVGAAGTAGWLVAIIAVGAGVIWHQSAPERRRQWGETMPVPWLGAVVEESDRRAFVLRFIGGGVLVAVGIIGVAAVYSPAQNFDAVINGVIFALVGLAGVGVVAAPVLWRTYSQLRSEREGRIREQERAELAAMVHDQVLHTLALIQRNAGDVKMVQRLARGQERSLRNWLYKPTASPSERFAAALEQAAAEVEDTFAITVEAVVVGDRETDEKVGALVAAAREALVNAARHAGVQTVSLYAEVEPDQVSVFVRDRGKGFDPDTVEDHRHGVRGSIIGRMRRHGGRAEIRSGPGEGTEVRLILPISRDSSAAERNR; this is encoded by the coding sequence GTGACCAGGGAGCCTCCGATCAGCACCGTGAGCACGCCCCCGCGCCTCTACCGCGCCCCGGAGCACCGGATGGCCGCCGGTGTCGCCGCCGGCATCGCCGACCATCTGGGCATCTCGGTGCTGCGGGTACGCGTCGCGTTCATGGTCCTGCTCGGGCTGAGCGGGCTCGGCCTGCTGCTCTACGCGGCCTTCTGGGCCGTGGTGCCGCTGCGGCCCGGAGACAACGCCGTGCCGCCCCGGCGTGACGTGGCGCAGCTCCTGCCGTTCGTGGGGATCGGGCTCGGTGTCCTGCTGATCCAGGTGATGGTCTTCGACTCGGTCGGCGCGGCGGGCACCGCCGGCTGGCTGGTGGCCATCATCGCGGTCGGCGCCGGGGTCATCTGGCACCAGTCCGCACCCGAGCGGCGGCGGCAGTGGGGCGAGACGATGCCGGTGCCCTGGCTCGGGGCGGTCGTCGAGGAGAGCGACCGGCGGGCCTTCGTGCTGCGGTTCATCGGCGGGGGAGTGCTGGTCGCGGTCGGCATCATCGGCGTCGCGGCGGTCTACTCGCCGGCCCAGAACTTCGACGCGGTGATCAACGGGGTGATCTTCGCGCTGGTCGGGTTGGCCGGGGTCGGGGTGGTCGCCGCACCGGTGCTCTGGCGGACGTACAGTCAGCTCCGCTCGGAGCGCGAGGGCCGCATCCGCGAGCAGGAGCGGGCCGAGTTGGCCGCGATGGTGCACGACCAGGTGCTGCACACGTTGGCGCTGATCCAGCGCAACGCCGGCGACGTCAAGATGGTGCAGCGGCTGGCCCGGGGGCAGGAGCGTTCCCTGCGCAACTGGCTCTACAAACCCACCGCGTCGCCGAGCGAGCGCTTCGCCGCCGCGCTGGAGCAGGCCGCCGCCGAGGTCGAGGACACCTTCGCGATCACGGTGGAGGCGGTGGTGGTCGGTGACCGGGAGACCGACGAGAAGGTCGGGGCGCTGGTCGCGGCCGCGCGGGAGGCGCTGGTGAACGCGGCCCGGCACGCCGGAGTGCAGACGGTGTCCCTCTACGCGGAGGTGGAGCCCGATCAGGTCAGCGTCTTCGTCCGGGACCGGGGCAAGGGCTTCGATCCGGATACCGTGGAGGACCACCGGCACGGCGTACGCGGCTCGATCATCGGGCGGATGAGGCGGCACGGCGGACGGGCCGAAATCCGGTCCGGTCCGGGGGAGGGGACCGAGGTTCGGTTGATCCTGCCGATCTCCCGGGACTCGTCCGCAGCGGAGAGGAACAGATGA
- a CDS encoding dipeptide ABC transporter ATP-binding protein — MSENILEVRDLVKHYPVTQGVVFKKTVGQVKAVDGVSFGLRAGETLGVVGESGCGKSTLARVLMNLEKPTAGSVVYKGQDISKLSGTALRRLRRQIQLVMQDPYTSLNPRMTVGDLLGEPFEIHPEVAPKGSRRAKVRELLDLVGLNPEHINRYPHQFSGGQRQRIGIARALALRPEIIVCDEPVSALDVSIQAQVMNLLEQLQGEFGLSYVFIAHDLSVVRHLSDRVAVMYLGKIVEIGTEDEIYERPTHPYTQALLSAVPVPDPTQRSNKTIIRLTGDVPSPISPPSGCRFRTRCWKAQDVCAEQVPLLEIRQGSDHPTACHFAERREIVATHEA; from the coding sequence GTGTCTGAGAACATCCTCGAGGTCCGTGACCTGGTCAAGCACTACCCCGTCACCCAGGGCGTGGTGTTCAAGAAGACCGTCGGTCAGGTCAAGGCGGTCGACGGGGTCTCATTCGGTCTGCGCGCCGGTGAGACGCTCGGCGTGGTCGGCGAGTCCGGCTGCGGCAAGTCGACCCTCGCCCGGGTGCTGATGAACCTGGAGAAGCCGACCGCCGGCAGCGTGGTCTACAAGGGCCAGGACATCTCCAAGCTGTCCGGTACGGCGCTGCGACGCCTCCGCCGGCAGATCCAGCTGGTGATGCAGGACCCGTACACCTCGCTGAACCCGCGAATGACGGTCGGTGACCTGCTGGGTGAGCCGTTCGAGATCCACCCGGAGGTGGCGCCCAAGGGCAGCCGCCGGGCCAAGGTCCGCGAGCTGCTCGACCTGGTCGGGCTCAACCCGGAGCACATCAACCGGTACCCGCACCAGTTCTCCGGCGGTCAGCGTCAGCGCATCGGCATCGCCCGGGCGCTCGCGCTGCGGCCCGAGATCATCGTCTGTGACGAGCCGGTGTCGGCGCTGGACGTCTCCATCCAGGCTCAGGTGATGAACCTGCTGGAGCAGCTCCAGGGCGAGTTCGGGCTGTCGTACGTCTTCATCGCACACGACCTGTCGGTGGTCCGTCACCTCTCGGACCGGGTCGCGGTGATGTACCTCGGCAAGATCGTGGAGATCGGCACCGAGGACGAGATCTACGAGCGTCCGACCCACCCGTACACCCAGGCTCTGCTCTCCGCGGTGCCGGTGCCGGACCCCACCCAGCGGAGCAACAAGACGATCATCCGGTTGACGGGTGACGTGCCGTCGCCGATCAGCCCGCCCTCGGGCTGCCGGTTCCGGACCCGCTGCTGGAAGGCGCAGGACGTCTGCGCCGAGCAGGTCCCGCTGCTGGAGATCCGTCAGGGCTCGGACCACCCGACTGCCTGCCACTTCGCGGAGCGGCGCGAGATCGTCGCCACCCACGAGGCGTGA
- a CDS encoding ABC transporter ATP-binding protein, translating to MSEQSAPGPGGSGRPSGRLLEVDDLRVEFRTRDGVAKVINGVTYHVDAGETLAVLGESGSGKSVTAQTIMGILDTPPGFVTGGQVRFHGKDMLRMSNEERRRIRGEGIAMIFQDALSALNPVFTVGFQIAEQFRVRRGMGRAEAKKRAIDMLDQVKIPNAKGRFNNYPHQFSGGMRQRAMIAMSLALDPEVLIADEPTTALDVTVQAQIMDLLAELQRERQMGMILITHDLGVVADVADRIAVMYAGRIVEEANVYDLYAKPAHPYTIGLIDSIPRMDEKGQQLRTIKGLPPNLMNIPPGCPFNPRCPMAQPVCREKVPPLLQVGAGRASACHFAEELVNRV from the coding sequence GTGTCCGAGCAGTCCGCGCCGGGACCCGGCGGGTCCGGGCGTCCCTCCGGCCGGCTGCTCGAGGTCGACGACCTGCGGGTGGAGTTCCGTACCCGGGACGGCGTCGCAAAGGTCATCAACGGGGTCACGTACCACGTCGACGCGGGGGAGACCCTCGCCGTGCTCGGCGAGTCCGGCTCCGGTAAGAGCGTCACGGCGCAGACCATCATGGGCATCCTCGACACGCCACCCGGTTTCGTGACCGGTGGGCAGGTCCGCTTCCACGGCAAGGACATGCTCCGCATGTCCAACGAGGAGCGCCGCCGCATCCGCGGCGAGGGCATCGCGATGATCTTCCAGGACGCGCTCTCCGCACTGAACCCCGTCTTCACCGTCGGGTTCCAGATTGCCGAGCAGTTCCGGGTCCGGCGGGGCATGGGTCGCGCCGAGGCCAAGAAGCGCGCGATCGACATGCTCGACCAGGTCAAGATCCCGAACGCCAAGGGTCGGTTCAACAACTACCCACACCAGTTCTCCGGCGGTATGCGGCAGCGCGCGATGATCGCGATGTCGCTGGCGCTCGACCCGGAGGTGTTGATCGCGGACGAGCCGACCACGGCACTCGACGTGACCGTGCAGGCCCAGATCATGGACCTGCTGGCGGAGCTTCAGCGTGAGCGGCAGATGGGCATGATCCTGATCACCCACGACCTCGGCGTGGTCGCCGACGTCGCGGACCGGATCGCCGTCATGTACGCGGGCCGGATCGTCGAGGAAGCGAACGTGTACGACCTGTACGCCAAGCCGGCGCACCCGTACACGATCGGTCTGATCGACTCGATCCCGCGCATGGACGAGAAGGGGCAGCAGCTCCGGACGATCAAGGGCCTCCCGCCGAACCTGATGAACATTCCGCCGGGCTGCCCGTTCAACCCGCGCTGCCCCATGGCTCAGCCGGTGTGCCGGGAGAAGGTCCCGCCGCTGCTGCAGGTGGGTGCCGGCCGGGCCAGCGCCTGCCACTTCGCCGAGGAGCTGGTGAACCGTGTCTGA
- a CDS encoding ABC transporter permease, with product MGRYLLRRLLQLVPVFIGTTFLIYWLVWAVPGDPFAGKCGERRCPDQYIAFMTEKYHLDQNVFVQYANYMKNLLQGDFGQTFSQRDISDIILTSYPNTLKLAVVALAIEAVIGLGAGVLTGLRRNGFLDNLVLVSTLFLIALPVFVVGFVLQWLLGVQWGIIKPTVSSEMRWSELIVPGFVLGSASVAYIARVARTSIAENRRADYVRTAIAKGLPMRRVVGVHLLRNSLIPVVTLLGTDLGALMGGAIVTEGIFGINGIGRQVFRAIITKESATVVGIVVVLVLVYLVMNLLVDLLYAALDPRIRYE from the coding sequence ATGGGCCGTTATCTGTTGAGACGGCTGCTCCAACTCGTGCCGGTCTTCATCGGTACGACGTTCCTGATCTACTGGCTCGTCTGGGCCGTTCCGGGCGACCCGTTCGCCGGCAAGTGCGGTGAGCGCCGCTGCCCGGACCAGTACATCGCCTTCATGACCGAGAAGTACCACCTCGACCAGAACGTCTTCGTGCAGTACGCGAACTACATGAAGAACCTGCTCCAGGGTGACTTCGGTCAGACGTTCTCCCAGCGCGACATCAGCGACATCATCCTGACCTCGTACCCGAACACCCTGAAGCTGGCCGTCGTGGCGCTCGCCATCGAGGCGGTCATCGGCCTCGGTGCCGGCGTGCTGACCGGTCTGCGGCGCAACGGTTTCCTGGACAACCTGGTCCTGGTCTCCACCCTCTTCCTGATCGCGCTGCCGGTGTTCGTCGTCGGCTTCGTGCTGCAGTGGCTGCTGGGCGTGCAGTGGGGCATCATCAAGCCGACCGTCTCCTCCGAGATGCGGTGGTCCGAGCTGATCGTGCCGGGCTTCGTGCTCGGCAGCGCGTCAGTGGCGTACATCGCCCGGGTGGCCAGAACGAGCATCGCGGAGAACCGTCGCGCCGACTACGTGCGTACCGCGATCGCCAAGGGCCTGCCGATGCGCCGGGTGGTGGGTGTGCACCTGCTGCGCAACTCGCTGATCCCGGTGGTGACCCTGCTCGGCACCGACCTCGGCGCCCTGATGGGCGGCGCGATCGTCACCGAGGGGATCTTCGGCATCAACGGAATCGGCCGCCAGGTCTTCCGGGCGATCATCACCAAGGAAAGCGCCACGGTGGTAGGAATCGTGGTCGTCCTGGTGCTGGTCTATCTCGTGATGAACCTGCTGGTTGACCTGCTCTACGCCGCCCTGGACCCGAGGATCCGTTATGAGTGA
- a CDS encoding response regulator transcription factor, giving the protein MAEQSTEHLDPDARPERLRVFLVDDHAMFRAGVRAELGAHVEVVGEASTVAEAVTRIAAIGPDVVLLDVHMPDGGGRAVLEAMRRTHPQVKFLALSVSDAAEDVIGLIRAGARGYVTKTISPDELAAAIRRVADGDAVFSPRLAGFVLDAFAARPDAPVADPELDQLTNREREVLRLLARGYAYKEIAKELFISIKTVETHVSNVLRKLQMSNRYELSRWAADRRLV; this is encoded by the coding sequence ATGGCCGAGCAGTCGACCGAGCACCTCGACCCGGATGCCCGCCCCGAGCGGTTGCGGGTGTTCCTGGTGGACGATCACGCCATGTTCCGGGCCGGGGTGCGCGCGGAGTTGGGCGCGCACGTCGAGGTGGTGGGCGAGGCGAGCACGGTGGCCGAGGCGGTCACCCGGATAGCCGCCATCGGGCCGGACGTGGTGCTGCTCGACGTGCACATGCCCGACGGAGGTGGTCGTGCGGTGCTGGAGGCGATGCGGCGTACGCACCCGCAGGTCAAGTTCCTCGCGTTGAGCGTCTCCGACGCGGCGGAGGACGTGATCGGGTTGATCCGGGCCGGCGCTCGGGGGTATGTCACCAAGACCATCTCCCCGGACGAGCTGGCCGCGGCGATCCGGCGGGTGGCCGACGGGGACGCGGTCTTCAGTCCGCGGTTGGCCGGCTTCGTGCTGGACGCCTTCGCGGCCCGCCCCGATGCCCCGGTGGCCGACCCCGAGCTGGACCAGCTGACCAACCGTGAGCGCGAGGTGCTGCGGCTGCTGGCCCGGGGGTACGCGTACAAGGAGATCGCCAAGGAGCTGTTCATCTCCATCAAGACGGTGGAGACGCACGTGTCGAACGTGCTCCGCAAGCTGCAGATGTCCAACCGCTACGAACTGTCCCGCTGGGCGGCGGACCGCCGCCTCGTCTGA
- a CDS encoding ABC transporter permease, whose amino-acid sequence MSDPSTASIVSTPGAHSTDSAAPATAGQPQSNEKPRGLLGDAWRDLRRKPLFWISATLIVIFLLMAAFPQLFAPGGDPVNGSLSRSLNKPGADGWFGYDVQGRDVYARVIYGARASVVVAVLSVMGTLLIGGTMGIISGYRGGWVDALLSRIADVFFGLPFVLGAIVILTTFNGSGSGNSKAQIMGLVIASLIVLSWPVVMRLMRSSVLATKEADYIVAARALGAGTGRIILKHLLPNCLAPLLVYGTIMVGSFIGAEATLSFLGVGLKSPVVSWGIMISDGQQFVRVAPGLVFFPAAFLVTAVLSFVMLGESVREALDPKLR is encoded by the coding sequence ATGAGTGACCCCAGTACCGCATCGATCGTCAGCACCCCTGGCGCACACTCGACCGACTCCGCCGCCCCCGCCACCGCGGGCCAGCCGCAGAGCAACGAAAAGCCGCGCGGTCTGCTCGGTGACGCCTGGCGGGACCTGCGGCGCAAGCCGCTGTTCTGGATCTCGGCCACGCTGATCGTCATCTTCCTGCTGATGGCTGCCTTCCCGCAGCTGTTCGCGCCGGGCGGAGACCCGGTCAACGGCTCGCTGTCCCGCAGCCTCAACAAGCCGGGCGCCGATGGCTGGTTCGGGTACGACGTGCAGGGCCGTGACGTCTACGCCCGGGTCATCTACGGCGCACGGGCCTCCGTCGTGGTCGCCGTGCTGTCCGTGATGGGCACCCTGCTCATCGGCGGGACGATGGGCATCATCTCCGGCTACCGCGGTGGCTGGGTGGACGCGCTGCTCAGCCGGATCGCCGACGTCTTCTTCGGTCTGCCCTTCGTGCTCGGCGCGATCGTCATCCTGACCACCTTCAACGGCTCCGGCTCCGGCAACAGCAAGGCCCAGATCATGGGCCTGGTGATCGCGTCGCTGATCGTGCTGAGCTGGCCGGTCGTGATGCGGCTGATGCGCTCGTCGGTGCTCGCCACCAAGGAGGCCGACTACATCGTGGCGGCCCGCGCGCTGGGCGCCGGCACCGGCCGGATCATCCTCAAGCACCTGCTGCCGAACTGCCTGGCTCCGCTGCTGGTCTACGGCACGATCATGGTCGGCTCCTTCATCGGCGCCGAGGCCACCCTGTCGTTCCTGGGCGTCGGTCTGAAGTCGCCGGTGGTGTCCTGGGGCATCATGATCAGCGATGGGCAGCAGTTCGTCCGGGTCGCGCCGGGGCTGGTCTTCTTCCCCGCCGCGTTCCTCGTCACCGCAGTGCTGAGCTTCGTGATGCTCGGTGAGTCGGTCCGCGAGGCCCTCGATCCGAAACTCCGCTAG